A window of Phragmites australis chromosome 2, lpPhrAust1.1, whole genome shotgun sequence genomic DNA:
GCACATTTTCCCAGATGGATAAGGTCACGCGTAGCCATAAGGCTTCCAggtatgtcatatgtgttttcTCTAAGACCAAAAACCATGTTTTCTCCTGCATGAGTTTCTCAATTATGCATATGCAGTGTGCACTTTTGATTGACTCCCCATTTCTTATACTTTGCGAGTGAGGGGCACGTGCAGGGAAATTGCCTAAAATGATGGGATAGTTGAGCGATATTTGTTCGTGATTAATCAAAAATTTACTCAGTTATTTAACCTGTCTAACATGCATTGTATCTACTGCCAATTTTATAAGTGGGATAACGATGATTGTTTGTCTTCCTTTCTCTTTAATTTGGCAGACAATACAAAGAATACTTGGAGCATATTTTGGAATACCTGACATCATTTCTGTATCGAACAGAGCCATTGCAAGACATTGAGAAGATTTTTACAAAGGTCAGTCTTATTTCACTTCTTTGTATCTTGCTTTTCCTTTGTGCGTCCACACTGATGTGATGACATAGTATTTTACGAAAGAGATCCTCCTTTACTTTCAATTTGCTTATAATCATGATTTTTCACTGTTATATTCATTCTGGATCTGACAATTGTTGGTTTGAAAATAATAGGTAATTTTATCAGTTACAGAGCATCACTGCATGCGCATATTAGCTTAGCACCTCACATAAGCAGCAGTTAACGTGCCAATGATATCTACATTTGTGCAGTTGGAAAGTGAGTTCGAGGAACGATGGGCCAATGGCGAAGTACCTGGATGTGAAAATAAGGGCACAGAGAAAGAATCTGTGCCACAGGAGTCTGAAATAGACCTTGATTACTACAGCACAGTTGAAGAACTTGTTGAGCTTGGCCCAGAAAAGTTGAAGGAGGTCTGCTCTTGCAACATAATGCTTAACTTATCATGCTTTTGTTTTGTGTCCTCATGTCATCCTTCACTTGACCTGCATGATTGAGCTCTACTGATCCATTTACCATTTATGTCAGGCTTTAGCTGCTCGTGGATTGAAAAGTGGTGGTACTGTTCAACAGCGCGCGGACCGGCTTTTCTTGTTGAAGGTGATTAGTAAATACTAGTGCTCACATGGTATTTTTTGGGTCTTTATCATTTTTTCTAAACATATTGTTGATCACTATATTTTGCAGCATATGCCTTTGGAACAATTGGACCGTAAGCATTTTGCCAAAGTTCGACGTAATTTTGTCTTAGACGCACCTTCAAATGGCAACAATTTCAAGGATGATTTGAAGAAGGAAGTTGCTTTGATGGAAGTAAAGATGAGGCGCCTTTGTGAGCTGCTAGATGAGGTCAGCTCTTCTTTGCTCCCTCTGTGTGTATGCGTGTACTTTTGATGCATGATCTATTTTTCATTCAAAAAATGCAATAGCATGTGTCTTATTGTGAGCTACTTCAATTTTTTGATAGGCGAGTGTATGAAGATAAGGTGGTTTAGCTTGAGGAATGGTCTTTTTCCTATGATAGACTTGTCCTTTGTGGATGGAAGATTTGTTCTGCCAGGTGCATGGCATTTGGTTGGAGGAATGAGTTAGTCCTAACATTAATGAACTGATTAATActtgtaaaataaatatattataagtgCTCTGTGGTTTTGTTGCCTACCTATCAAGAATAGCAAAAGTTAACACCACAATGTACTGCTCAACAGTTGTAAAGTTCCATCACATGCCATTTTTAATGTGTTACCTATGGAAATTTTGCTTGTAAACCAAACTGTATACTGTACAAGGACCACAAGCATTCATTACATGTTTTTTATGTCCTTTTTACAGTCAACCTGACGCATGACCTATTTGTCTTCTTGATGTAGGTCATTGTAAGAACAAAGGAGAATGCAGAGAAGAAGCTAACTTTGACATATGAAGAGATGGAAGCAGAACGCGAAGAGGTACTTCTGTTATCAGCAAATTCTCTTATAATGTGTGCTCTTCTTTTGGAGTGCTCTGTATAGATGTGTGCCCTAAAGTGAGGCGTTTTTGTTTGCAATATCCCCAGAGTCTAGAACCTGTCATGACATCCTTGTTGTCAATGTGGTGTCTCCTGCTGATTACTCTGGGCAATACTTATCTGGAAAAAGATGATGTGAGAATTGTAGTGCTGTTGCAGTATGCAACCTTAAACAGGTTTAACaataacaaatataaatattaaataaaataaCACAACTAACAAGCGAGTTCTAAATGTAACATGTTTCAAATGAGAATATGTTGCCAGAAGTAGCATTATAGGTTTGGAGTTTGGACTCTCAAAGGATGAAAGAAGTCCTCCTTGAGGAAGCTACATAAGAGggcatattttttttcctttggccACTGTAAAGGCCTTCATAGCGTTAATATGTCTGCTAAACTGCTGCTTGCTAAACTTTGAAATTGGActgatatgcatgcatgtattgtCATGGTATTCCTGCCAATATATTGATGGTGGTCGATTGAAGGTCATCAGGCCATTATTTAGAATAGTGGTTGGAACAAACACATACATAAATTGGTATTTATTACAGCATTTCGTCCCAAAATTCAGACTCAAATTAGTCTGTTTTGATTGGTATGAGTGGCTACCGTTGGTTGCCGACTTGTCGTCGATAACCAAAATCACTCGTGTCTTTTTTAGAATGGTTTTGTAATCTTTGGTTGTAAGGGCCTTTTTGGTTTGTACCCCACCGACGCCGAGCCACGCCAACACGCGGGCGCCCCTGTGTTTTGGTGGATGTTTTCGCTGCTCTCGCCTCGCCCGCGCGTGGGCGTGAAAATAAACTAGCATGGGCGTATTTCCTTTGGCGACGTGTGGGCTCCTAACCAAGCGGCGGCCTAAATCGCGTGGGCGCGCCAACGATTGGTGGGGCGAGCATCGGCACTGAACCAAACAACCTCTAACTTCCACAGTTTTGGAAGTTTTCATTTGTTTCTTGTCTTCAGGGTATGCCCTGTTTGTTTTGAAACATTTAGCACTTCGCATAAGCTTACTCTGTATTCCATAAAGATTTGTCGACTATACTGCTATCACATATGACAGAGACTACTAATTTATGCCTCATATCGTTTGAGAATATTGAATTCAAGTTTGCTCTGGTAGAAGTACATTGTAAAAGTCTGTAGATGTTGCACCTGGCTTGTTTCATATCATTCTTCTCTTGTTTGCTTCAAATTTCTTCATGAGCTTAAGATTTGGCTGAGCCTTTCCTGTGTCTTCTTCTGCTTTCATGGAAGCATAGTACTAAGTACTGTTCCAGTTCTTAACTACTggcttttgtatttttcttataGGAGGAGGTACAAGCTGACACagaaagtgatgatgaagagcaACAAATCTACAACCCTCTGAAATTACCGATGGGTTGGGATGGGAAACCTATTCCCTACTGGCTATACAAGCTACATGGTCTTGGGCAGGTAACTAGTTTTATCAGTGCATATCTGGCTTTAATCATATAGCCTTCCTCTTGTAGGCGAGATGGGGTGCGCACCCTCAGTCCTTTTGACTCATGTTACTGTTGGTTAACCATTTTTGTATCATCTTAATAAATATGTTCGTCCCATATGAACCTATCAGTCATCACGCCATGTTTATGATgccattttattttgaaattaagTTTGCTGGTCATTCAGTTTTACCCAACTGGATGCTTAATTTTATTGTACTATGCATCTGACCAGTTGCATTTGCATTATCGAATGTTTACGTTCGTTATTGCATTTTTTCCTCTTTCAATAATACCCTGAACTCGAACATCAAGGCATCCTTACCCCTTAGTTCGCTTATATTTCAATCAAAATTGCTATTGTACCCCTGACATGTTTGAATTGCCATGATTTGTCATCAGGAATTTAAGTGTGAGATATGTGGAAACCACAGTTATTGGGGGCGAAGGGCTTATGAGCGTCATTTCAAGGAGTGGCGCCATCAGCACGGGATGCGATGTCTTGGTATTCCTAATACTAAAAACTTCAATGAAGTCACGTCCATCCAggtacatcatcatcatctgttGTCTTGTTGATATAATTCTTCCTGGCAATTCTGTTTCTAAAAGATTTTGCAAGTATTCAGGGCCCAGTCAGTGACTGAGTGCACATAGCTTACTGGCTTAGTTTATTCTCCTAGAAATGAAATAGTCAAGTCTTTTGCTTGAATTTGCCTTTTTACATTTGTGCTTcacattttgaaaaatatttatttatgaatgaGCAGTAATGTTGAGTTGCCTGTACCACAAGTCCACAAGGACATGTCTACCACCTTAGCATCACTTATGTACTGTCTCAACTGTTGTTAGCTAAAGTGGTTGTGGAAGGGGATATCAACATGGCCAAACTAAAGAAAATTAGGTTGTGGAAAGAGAAATCAGATGCACAAATTATATCCTTTATTCGTTTACGCCCGCCCGTACCCGCGAACATAtgttacaacaacaacaatagctTTTGTCTCAAGCAAGttgggtaggctagagatgaaacccacaagatccaactaaaaagatgataagaaaacaataatgataattaaagtactagtaatagtaaaaaataaagtaataacggtacaaagagactgatgcataagttatgattCTGGCATGGATTGCTAACTTCTACGTGCTTCTATCTGTGGATAGTTCTTTGGGAATATTACATTCCTTCAATTCTCTCCTTACACTCTTTCTATGTTAGGTTTGGTCAACTCTTGCCTTTCTTCACGTTATTAGCGTGCTTCAGTATCCCACTTACATATGTTAATGGGACATTTTTGTTATGCACCATGCTTTATTTTTTTGCTTTAACATCTTTTTTCTGTGTATTTATCTGCTTTTCGAGTATAAATAAACTGCAGATGAATGACATCCACTATCCATAAATTGTTGGTTGAAATCATTTTGAACATGGGCTGTGTTTTGTATATGTGCATTTCCATTTAATCATTTTCTTTGTCACGAACTGCTAAGACATCTCTGATTTCTATTGACAGGAAGCGAAAGATCTCTGGGAGAAAATACAAGCACGGCAAGGGGTGAACAAGTGGAGGCCAGAATTGGAAGAAGAGTACGAAGACCAGGAAGGCAACATCTACAACAAGAAGACCTACACTGACCTGCAGCGCCAAGGCCTGATCTAGAATTCTAGATGTGATAGTAACGATTTTAGCTTTAAAGGAGCCGCTGCTGCTCCAACGGTCGGTATTGTGTTCTACCGAACTTTGCTGAACAGGATGTTGTAACTCTGAATGTATTGTCATTTGGTATACGTTCTATGTAGAAAGATGGTATTTCATAGCTAAGTGCTTTTCTTGGGCGATACGATGTGTTGCTCTACCGCTCTATCATCTGTAACATTCGGTTCTCAAGATATGGGATACTGTTTCATGGATTACATGACCATCTAGTCTCCAGGCTTCACCCACGTATGTCAGTAAATATGCTATACCTGTTTCTAATGTGGAAACAAGGTTATCCTTGATAAATGCAGCCATCTATGTAGAACCGAACGCAAGAAAGATTTTATAGGAAGATTATATAGACAGTACGTCCTGTCATGCAAATTCGGATGAACCGACCTCGGAGTGGCTTGGGTGGTGATGTGCTGGACAGGCCACGGGCCTGCCTCTAAATACACTTGCTAGTTCACCATATTTCCAAGTGAGAATATAGGTATGGATACTATGATACAGATGTCCACAGCAACCGAGATAAACGACGACACTCCAGCAGCCTCGAGAAGAATGGAACACTATCCCAGCAGCTGCATTCACAAACTTGCGGATACATGTCATTAGGATCGACGAAAAGCTCGAAACTCTTGAGTCGGCTAGGCTCAGACCGACTTGTTGCATTTTTTAATAAGTTAAGTCAACATTTTAGTTTGTTTCGTAAATGAGCTAGCTCGAGGCAGCTCGTGAGCCAACTTGGCTCACTAGGCCCAGTTAGCCGATCCACTTAAGGTTGAGGCTTAAGCACTGTTTCACATAACCACGCTATAGCTCCACACGAGTCACTTAACACATCGGCAACACCCTTTTCCCTAGCCGTCGTTGCCTCCAGCCCTCAACAACACGTCACCTGGAGCCCTCGGTGTCGCACCGCCTGACCCCTGTCACCTGATGTGGTCACGTGGGATTTGATTATGTTGTCTGTCATGTTATTAGATTCCATGATCTGATTGTGTCGTTTGTCATATGTTGTGGGCAATTGCACATTTATTTCTTGATCATTGTGTTGAATTTATGTCTATCCAATTGGTGTTAGTGCAGTTGCCACTtcgaagctgaaattgcatctagaccccttatgtgggttttgaataattaatgacaaacgattaagggactaatgtgtTTATTAGatttatgaacatgttttagtaTTATTGGAGAAGATAAACGACGTTGGCGTccctaaaaagaaaagagaagcgacaTGAAGTTACTTATTAGgtttaaattgtttttattctcgaacttgagtttagaaataccgtactattaagagagatgcgTTTAGTTTAACTTGAAGAgatctcagtgctcaaatggCTCTTTTAGACCAAATATGAGAAACACAATTACCCCACGGACACCGAGAATGTCTTAGTGTTTGTTTGCACCTAGAGTGTCAAGGATGACCTAGAGTCTCTGGGTTACCAGAACCTCCAGGTAAGGCTCCGGCCAGGGGTGCTCAGCTATAACCTAAGTACTAactccggagtctccgggttgacccggctACTTCGGATTCTGGTCAGTGGCCTGAAGTCTCCGGGCTAGACTCCAAGTCAAACTCTCTGGTTGGGCTTGAGTGCCCAACCTAGAGTCACTGGGTTGACTCAGATACTCCAGGTTATGGGAAGGTTCGGACCCTCCGAATAGGGCTCCAGACAGAGGTCTTTGTGGCTTTTTCAAaggccaacccggatactccgggtgaacccCAATACTTCGGATCAGTAGAAAAAAAACTGTAATGGCTAATTTTGGGGGGGCtgggtttaaataccccctTCTCCCTTTCATCTAGTGCTGCTGAAACAACTCAAGAAAAAGACTTCATAGCCTCTTTAGAGCCTACctactcctctagtgcattaacTCTAGTAAGAATATGAGAGttaaatccatcttttgagcacttgagttcatcgtcaagccaTTGActcgcatttgttactcttggagctccgAGCTCCTATACGGTTAGGCGTCATCCGAAGAGCACATAAGCTTATGGAGTGCTTCAGGAAGTTTATGAAGGTCatcctcacctccgcaagggaagagaaaTGTTGAGTAAGCcccaagctcgatctttgtggtcgctcagtgaggataagggttgagagagactcggctctttgtgagcaccttaATAGAGATGTAGGATTATTGGattcgaacttcgggaaataaatacTTGTTTTCTTCACTTTCTTGCATACTTTCTtattctagttgatcttttgggTGGTTTGCCCCAATTTActtgtttgtgagtttgtgatcGCAGGTggttgttgaaaagaagctcATACATCAATTGAAacatgtggtaactcatagactcaactagatttgCCTAAAAATTCATAGTCTTCGATTTCCTGTTATTTTCAGACTATCTGGgttcactggagtatccggatcctGTACAGctcagagtatccggactctaTAATCCACTGTGaaattttaaatttcaggaaatgCTTATTTaccccctctaggcaacatcaCATATACTCAATTAGTATCAAAGcataacctcctacaaggctttaCCGCTTGaaggatttgaagatgtcgaCGTTCAGGGAGAAGATTCTGAAGAGCTCAATGAGTCTAAAGGGTGTTCTTTCGACATCGGGTAATGGTAAAGGCAAGGGAGTCGCAATCGAgctcaattatgataaattgaatgctTCCAATTCTTATATTTCTGTGTCATCGGGGGTGCACCATATTTTGAAGGCACGCACTATGccacttggaggcacaaaatgataTTGCatttaatatctcttcatccaagtatttgaaagattgtttgcacataGCAATACACAAGCCTCAAGTGTGTTGCTTGGTGCTTTGAGCCTCGAGGAGTTAAATAAGATTGATGGGCTTGAAGAAGCCAAAATgatatgggacacacttcaaATCACACTTGAAGGTAGCACAAGCGTGAGGGAATCCAAGATAGAGTTACTTGAAGGCAAATTAGGAAGATTTATTATGTAGGATGATGAAATCCCTCATGCCATGTATGACCGTATGATGGTGCtagtaaataaaataaaagggcttggaagtgaagagctagatAGCCACAAGGTGGTGCAAAGATTGCTAAAGAGCTTTTGCATCAAGAAACCTTACCTTGGTTACTCTCatccgagaaagaagagattataAGAGGCTcgcaccaagtgatgtgcttggtagaatacttgctcatgagctcatggaggaggaagcaaatgaagtcaagaaTCTTACCAAGCAAAGCTCAAACTCAAAGAATAAAAAAGTAGCATTTAAGGCAAGAAAAagcaagcaagttgaagaatc
This region includes:
- the LOC133908490 gene encoding splicing factor SF3a60 homolog, which produces MASTVLEATRAAHEDLERLERLAVQELQREPANARDRLFQSHRVRYMLDLVVSTSDKLVEIYEDKDNARKEEISTHLTAPTQNGIFSKYYERLKEIRDYHRRNPFARFVSTTDDYEVLLKEEPVIEFTGEEAFGRYLDLHELYNEFINSKFGTPMEYSVYVGTFSQMDKVTRSHKASRQYKEYLEHILEYLTSFLYRTEPLQDIEKIFTKLESEFEERWANGEVPGCENKGTEKESVPQESEIDLDYYSTVEELVELGPEKLKEALAARGLKSGGTVQQRADRLFLLKHMPLEQLDRKHFAKVRRNFVLDAPSNGNNFKDDLKKEVALMEVKMRRLCELLDEVIVRTKENAEKKLTLTYEEMEAEREEEEVQADTESDDEEQQIYNPLKLPMGWDGKPIPYWLYKLHGLGQEFKCEICGNHSYWGRRAYERHFKEWRHQHGMRCLGIPNTKNFNEVTSIQEAKDLWEKIQARQGVNKWRPELEEEYEDQEGNIYNKKTYTDLQRQGLI